The genomic window ACTGATTTAAAAAAGTGGGGTCTTCCGTTCCATCAGTGGttcaaattactaaacaaactttcatgatttttattttcagcCCTCTAGATTATGGTTCTTCGTAATGTAATAGAGCCTCCATTTTGGCCTAATTTGTCATATATCTTAACAATTGCAAAGTTGTCAGCATTAACTGGACAGAGCTAGCCAGCATTTGCTCATAAGCTGCCCGTAAATAAAGTTAAATACGGTCATCATACTAGTTATTTTGGTGGTGAACAGTGATATCTCGACATGGACTTGTGGATGTCAATCTCCAACGATAATGTGAAGTTGTGAACAAAACGTGTCAAACACACAGCTGAAAAAACAATGaggggaaaaatagagcaagaaaaccatatatatgtatttactCTAGTTAACTGGTCCATTATATGAACACTACACAGGGAAGCTAGAGCATCTCATAAGAGCAGGCATGATTACTAATTAAAAACAATAAAGGTAGGTATACCGTAAAATCAGCAAAAGCTACTGGCATTCCACCACGACGGCGCATTTTAAGCAAATGAAATCCAGGTTGCCTGTCAATAATAAGCAATGgcacttcttaaaaaaaataataagcaaTGGTTTCTTCATCGAACATTCCATTTTAGCAAGCACACTAGCAGAATTCAGGAAACATACTTAGATAAAACTTCCTTTAGCTCTTCCTCTGTGCATGAGTGACCCAAATTTGCAACAAATAAAGTAGAACAAGGTGGAATATCACTTGACAATTTGTCTGGTTGATCCTGCACAAACAAAATCATAATTCGTATGCAGACTAAAGCATTTCAAGGAATATTTGCACAGGGGTGGTGTGACCCCTCTAACTGAGCCCAAGAGCTGCCACTGTGCATACTCTATGACATGGGTATTCAAAATAAGAAACACAAGTTTGAAATAAGCCAGTCTGCAAAGATCCAACATTTCTCAGGTTGGTTAATAAACAAATATAACTGCTAGATAGTTCATGCTGGCATGCATAAATCTGCATTGCAAGACTAGTTTGATTGGCAGACCTGTTCTAATAAGTAATAACTATAACACAAAACAGAGTATGTGCTTATACACAAGCATATGCTGCAGAGAACATTGACTCAAGCTATAAACTCATGCACAATTGCTAACAGCAGTGTACATAACAATGTCGTAAACTAAAAGTGTGATGAAGCGAAATTGTGACAGGAAACTCACATCTGAAAGAGATTGCCCCCTATGCTGCTTAAGCCCTGGTTGACCACTACTGTGCACGAAAGGAAGCACCAGTCATCAATGACAACCACTAACAATAAGGAAGCACATCAGCAATGTCCTATAGTTTTTACTAGAATGATATGCTAAAGTAAAACATATACATTATATCCAGCTAAGTATGATGTGAAGTGAATTTCAACCTCCGTTCTGCAGGTAATTCATTCTTTTCGTCGGAATCATCATTTTCTGTGTCCAATGGCTCATCGGATCCACCATCTCCTGAATGTTTGGTGTCAACTTAAATGCACAATGAGTTTTATAATCTGTTTTATTAAACCTTGAAAACTATATCTATACTGTGCTATTTTTAGCTACACATCTATGCAAAAGTTAATACTTCAGCACAAGACACACGTCTAATGCAAAATCTAAATTTGATATAAGCACGCTAACTCTTTTTAGTCACAGAATGTATTCAATTTGGGAAAACAAATCTTTATAAAGGTAATATGTTGCTCTCGAGTCATCTACAATCAAAATGTTTGTCCAAAATCCAAATTGAAACTGTGCCCTGAGAAATAAAAATGGGATGTAACAAGACAAAAATAAAAGACAAGGACAAACAAAAGCTCATTATCAGTTTTCATATTAATTTGATGGTCTTACCAAAGTAACATTTTAGCATCAAATTAAAGCGTTGCACCACATATGTCATATAAGTCCATCTAACAAAAGACAAGTGACAGTGTGATGGTTATGGATAACATCCAAGTGTAAGAGAATGACCATTACCATCATTACCACCATTATCATCCTCGCCCcatgcatcatcatcattacCTCCATCACCAGCATTCTCATGGTCAGCagctctttcttttctcttaagTCGTTTGTCAACAACTCTATAAACCCCACCATCTAGCATGAAATTGCAATTGTGTAAATAGAACGATGTCCAATAACATATTAACATGAGGCAGAGCTAAGTGCACGAAGAATTCTGATAGGAATAAGAAAATTAGTGCTAGTGTCTAAATTACACCTCCATGACGTTTACGTGAACTCGATTTAGCTAGCTCAATGTGCAAACGGTCTCCAGTATCTGGATCAAATACAGTCCCCTGAAATGGACAAATATTTGATCGGTTAGATTGATAAGAAGCCAACAGCCCTAAATAAATGCAGCTAGTAAGTTAGAAATTGAAAATATACAAGTCAGGAGGTGCACGGAACTGCAGTACGAGTAAAGGTAACACATGGAAATTCTTTTAGTTAATATTTATGTAAATGCAGGGTTGGTAAGTTCCATGTAACAAAGCAAGATTAATTTTGTCTTACAATTTGCATGGAGAAAGAGAATATCAGAGAGTTATGCATACATTATGTCAGCATCAAATTTCAACCTATGGATGTGAATTAGGCACCTTCTACAATTAACAATATGTTATACGAACATTCCATTTTCCACCTCATCGGTAAGCTTAAATTTCTAACATGTAATACATATGCTGAAGTCATGGATATGTACACTTCaatcttcaaacttctaattaaTTTAGTTCACATGTCATGTTtatataatacttcctccgtttcaggttataaaactttctagcattgcccacattcatattgatgttaatgaatctaggcacacatatatgtcttgattcattaacatatatatgaatgtgagcaatgctagaaagtcttataacctgaaacagaggtagtatgaAATAACGAAGCAAACTAGAGATGATGGTTTGTCTAAATTCAGCATTAGCACACTgagtaagggcctgtttggtacagctccaactcctaaatataacttcaggagttgagtctggagtggagttgtggagctgccaaaacccagctccacagctccagtacattttgtgagagagctccacccaactctactcccagttttggtggagctgaaactgtttggctgagctacagctccaggaggggtagagctagagctggagctatgccaaacaggccctaactcTACCAGGCAAAAAGAAGGTCTTAACAATACTGAAGAAGTGAAGAATACCAGCTTCACTTTGTTAGTACTATAATTATGAAGCTGTAAGGCTTACAGAGTACTCCCTGTGGTCGGGATACTTGACGCCAGGGATTACATACTTTAACAAATATGAAGTTGAAAAGATACAAGAGGGAAAGGATTCCAGGTCACGCAGCAAAGGATGGTGGAAATTGGTTCTTCCATAAGATGTTCAACATCATAACTCACATTTAAAGCAGACATTGCCGAAAGAGCCGCCTGATGATTAACGAATGACACGAAGGCCACCACCTGCAGCACAAGAACCAGAATTCAGGAATAGCATCGGGGCAAACAGAAACCTGGATTGTGATCCACTACAAAATCAAATACTACCAATTTCTAGATGAACCGAAGGGTTCTACTTCTACAGCCACGATGCCGAGGGTTTCGACAGCTGAAGCTTGAGATTGAAGTGAGACAGGGGAAGGGGGGACCTGGTTCCCGCGGCCGGTGTACTCGAGGAGGCAGTGGTCGAAGCCGGGGCGGCTGGAGAAGAGGTTGTGGATCTCCCGGGGCTTCACGTCGtcagggaggccggcgacgaagagCGTGAGGACCCCCTGCCGCTGCGGATCTGGGTAGGGGTGCGGCGCGTACACGTAGTAGGGGTCtcccggcggcggggggaggtggTGGGAGAGGCTCATCTCGTCGGCACAgcgccggtgcggcggcggcggcggcggcgttctccCTGCTCCCTTCTCCTGCTGATACGACAATAGAGCTCTCGTCCGAACCGAAAATCGgataagaaaaaagttaaacaatGATAAATTGAGAAGCAATTGACCGGTTTAAAACTCCACACCGGAATTTGGATAAGATTTAAACCGGAAGCAGCGGAATTTGaatgaaaataaaattcaaaacagGGCTCTTGCGGATTACggtaacaaaataataatgctaGCGGGGTTTACAAAACTATACGGTTATCACGTATGGTAGCTTGATATACCTTGCGATAACCATTCAACCGCGTGAGATGGTGGTAACCGCGCCTAAAACGATTTGGGGAACCTTGACTCGTCAAACTGTGAGGTGGTGGTAACCGCACCTAAAACAGTTTGGAGAACCCTGACTGCTATAactttgagtaaattgcatacAACATGTCAACACCAACACATGAAAATTTCACATACTgatagttactccctccgtcccaaaatataacaacttttagccctgaggatttgtctcaaaatataacaacttttccaCCAACATtgtcttctcaaccaatcacaaccctctaccattcacttttcccacctacctccactattCATCCAATTACAACCCTCTAATACTCAcatctacctactttcttaataaccgtgtccaaccctaaacttcttatattctgggacggagggagtactcgcTATTGATATGCACGGTCATCGCAGACTTCCACGGTTGATTGGATTTTTGGACTCTAGCATGATCTCCGAGATGCTAcattgaccaacaatatctataaaagtaatatgttttaaataaaatgagttgcatattatgatagtttgtttaatgataaatctagtgaCATTAATTTTATGTGATTGATCTTGTTTATtcttttgctattaatagtcaaagttaaaaatgtttgacttgtcaccatactaaaaatatttatattttggaatggatggagtaatagTTTTGGTTATTACTCCTAGAAAATTAACCACACCAGAACAAAATTACAATGCCAATACATCCACAATTCCACAGCGCGTAACCAAATTTCAGACACGGAGGATTGGGAATTCAGGCTGAACAATTCAGAGTCTAAACAGTTCTGTCTGCAAAATGCTACGATCCAGCACCTTATAAGAGATTTACAGATGAGTAAGTGAGCAATACATCATGATGTTCATATCATTAATTATCAGCAACACATACGAAAGAATACTTTGGTTTGTGGCTGAGCAAATCCAAAGGCAGTGCAGGAATCCGAAAAATTACAAAGACATGGTGCATCATGTTTTCTAAATGATTCATCGACCCAGAAGTGTGACGCGGTCCTTCTGAATGACCTGAGCCAGGTTGAGATCAAAAAGCTCACAACGAATTGGCATCTCCATCTCGTAGAATGGATTTTTCAGAACAAAATCCGTGTAGAGCTCGTATATGACTTTCAGTAGTGTCTCGATATTTTGAGCACCAGTTTCGCATACAGCAAAAAACTTTGTCCCTGGTGAAACAGAAGCAATCATACAGATCAGCAGCAGGCAAGTGCAAACCACAAAAGgacactgatttttttttggtctaaCAATCAACAATTCGGAAAAACACCTGCCCCATGAAACAGAGGTGGGTCACTATGTTTACAATTGAACCAATTTAGCAACATTCCTTTCAGTCACCAAATAAAGTATAACTGGACAACTAACTCTAGAGATGTACCGGGGCCTACTTAAAGATCAAAAGGCACAATATAGTCAAGAAAGTATGTTCTCCAACATTCCAATTAAAATGTTTAGCACAGAAAAAGATATACTGAGCAGACAACATATCCCAATGCTTTCATTGTCTTTTTGCAGTATATATCTGCACCTAGTATGGATCAAGAAATATCTCACTTCTGCCAGACATTCACACTAAAGTTCAGTAAACATTGCAATCCGGCTCCATAAGCCATACTTATTATTGAAGTATCAAATTAATACTAATATCTCACACACTAACTCCCTTGTACCGAAGTTTTCGAGAATTCTGAAATGACAGAACTCTAAGATCTTGCTGCTGAAAAATGGCTAGAAACTAGAAAACACAATACCCACCAGAATCAAGCACTAAATTCAATTAGATTGGCCAAACTTGTTTCGTCATTATTTATACTTCCCACGAACTAAAGTCTTGGCATGGCTTGAACATATATATCAATGTAACTCGTCCAAACTGCCATTTATAGGAGTGTGCTATTGTTAGTTTGTTAGTTTGTtagtttaatatattttgtccATCAAGCAAGCTACGAGTGAGAGTGATAATGCTCACAATGCATACAACTGAGAATGCTGCCCACTTTAAGGAACAGGCCCCAAGTACCCAACTGCCAAGCCACAAGTACAGAAACATTATTTCAGCAAATGCAAATCCTGTAAATCACACTCAGACTATGCTTAGCAACCGCAAGATACAAGCCCAtgattatgtgcttataattcaTGTCACTATCTCCACAACATTCAGAAATCGGAACAACTAAAGAGTAACTTTGTGAAAGATTAGAGATATGATGCAtacttatagaaaaaaaacgACAAACTGTAATAATTGACTTCCAACCCAATAATACTAAGAACTTTGCAGCTATAAGCATCCGGATCAGATTTATCATGAAAATTTACAACTGAGGAGGATGATAAAGACCTGTGAGGGACTGGAAGCAATGGAGATCAAAGTTGTGGGCTTGTAGAAGGTCAATGCCTTCGCAGCCATGTGTAGGGGACAGCTGCTGGGAGATAGCATGCATGGAATGCCAAAGACTTGCCAAGCGTAGACTGTCATTGGTGTCCGTCCTACCTGCTGAGCCATAGTCCTGGACAAATGAGATGTGCAAGGTGTTCAGAGTCCAGCTCCGAAAGAACGAAGAGAAACAGGAGTACAGTAAACAATACCTTGTAGTATATAAGGCCGCCAGATTTGTTAATGATGAAAAGGCTGTAGATTGCTGCTGACGCCATTATCACACAAGAATGCTGAGTAGAAACTGAAGTAATTTTCCTGTATTAGCTGCAGAGAAGCCTAATAAAAAGTTGACACATGTAAAAGGGAAAATGGAACTAGTAAAAGGATGGCCTTCCTACAGTTTGTAAGCTATTTTTATATAGGGGAAGGCTTACTAAATAGAGGAGTAAAATAGGGAAAGGCTGACTAAAAGGAGAAAGGTAACTTTCAACCCGGTCAAAAGATCTCACTAGGAAGAAAGGGGGAGTGAAAGAGTTGAATACCCACCTACATGAGAAACTAGACTGACTGGCAAAGAGGGTTTTCTAAGGACATCCTTGAGTACCAATGTGCATACTCTTCCTTTCCTGTCTACTTGGTTAGAGAAAGGAGCTATTACGTCGACCATCATCAATGAAAGAGCTAATTCTCGGCTTCATGCTTGGCTTTTTCAAATACCGGGTTTTTAATGAAACAAATGGGAAGATAATATGCAAGACAAATTATGGATCGATTGCCCTCTTTTCAAACTGCACATAACTTTGTTCAATGCTGATACACCATAAACTAATACTCCAAGTTTACAACCATAAATTGAAATTGGGACTTGAAGCCTTCGATTGACGACAATGAATTGTCATTCCAACTAATTGAAGTGGAACATGAAGACTTAGAACTGACAAAGGGTCACCATTCTAACTAAGAGCATTCCATTTTCTTACAGGACACGTTGCATTTCTAAGCAAGTTTGCTTATGGCCTGATCCACGCGGTGGCACATTTGAAGGTTCAAAGGCCAGAGGAGGGGAAAATCCGGGAtggacggaggaggagggaggagaggcgtCGCCAATCACGCAAGGGCTTCGTGCGCATGCGGCGCGAGGGGATCGGGTGAGCCGAGGAGGGGAAGAGATCCACAATCTGAAGAAACCCAGGGAATCCTCATTCCCCCAACCTGAGAGCATCCGGGCTATCTGCGTGGTCTCCCACCGATCTTTCTCGCCTGCACTGCACACACGCACGGAGAGTCGGCGAGAGCGAGCGCCAGCCACGTACCTAGCACCACGGCGAGATGACGCAGGGATTTCAGCAGGTGGTGGTGCATGCGGGCGTGCGTGCGgcccggcgaggtcgtcgctcCCGCTCCGTCCGCCGGCGTCTTTCTTGGCGGCGGGATCTGCCGCGGCGAGCGATCGGAGCTGAAGACGAGGTCGGGAGCTGAAGAAgctttttttgacggaggagAGACGGCTGCAGCTAGCACCCTTGCCGCCTAGGGGCCTGCATGCAAAAAAGCAAGCGCGGGCTGACCATTTTGCAGACGGCCCCCTTCGGCCTGCCGCCCTGCACTCCCTCCTTATTTCTTCTCACCTCTACCCttataggggggggggggggggggggggggagaggggaggagaagagaagaagaggcgaAGCCCTCATGGTTTGAGATCCGATTTTAGGTAATATTTATAGATCCTATATGTGACTATTTAGTTAAGtagtgtgtattttttaaaactttgtttgaataaatgTATTATATTATCTAGGGTTTTAGTTGGATTAATGTAGAACTGCTATTGTTAGATATAGGTAACTACGTAGATTTGTAGTTTTAAATGTTGTAGAGTAGCATTACTTAGGCATACATAACAAGATATTAGATATAGGTAAATATGTAGATCTGTAGTCTTTGTAGTTTTAAATGTTGTTGAGTACCATTACATTAGCATACATAACAAGATATTACGTTGTAGGCGTTTATTACACGAAAGAATGATCTAGTTATTTCGTTGACAGATATGTCCAACAAACATATATTTCAAGTTTACCATGGCCCAGGAAACGTCCGTTACGGGCCGACTGGGATAGATCTGTCATAATTTATTGTAACACCAAGGGGAATTGATAGACCGGCTGAGAGGAGTGTACCTTTTATAAAAGGATGGTTGATGAGAGGCTTGAGAGTTGATCTACATACAagtgacataacaatcaatgttatagtaagtcgggcaactgagggtttttattgggaactaatgccagtTCAAAACTCTCGAATGTGGAGATGGTATGTGGAGAATGCATTGCAGCACGGATGGCCTCTAGCTATAGTTCCGTTTGTTCACCCAAAGGATCCAAGTGTGAagatgaacatggatgatggcAAGGGACCAAGTGCTGAAGTGAATGAGACTTCTGTGGAAGAGGTCAACGCACCAGAGGACCAGGCGTACTGGATGACTACGGTTCCGATGGTCTTCGACATCTGCATTAAACCTCACGCCCTTACCGCGTGATGCAGCAGTTCAGCTTCCGTCAGTTCTTTCCAGTACCGTTTCCGACGAGCGTCCCAGCTGCCGTTCACTGGTAAGAGCTTTCACTACGCTTTGATTTGTTGCATTAAAATCTACCTCTCCATAATAATGTGTTTCATCTGTCGATTCACACTAATATGATACATTAATTCGCACGTACTCGTGCAAGGGTCAGCAGTCAATTGGCGATTGGCCCGCCAAGTTGGGGCCTTTTGTTGAGGACTGGTTGCTCGCAACCGAGGAAGTCGTGGACCACGAGGGGGAGCCACACACCGAGGAGGTGTACCAGGCCTACCTACGCTGGTACCAGCCACGCACCCGTACTAGGGTCACCTTCCCTCCCGTGGAGCAACAAGCCCACGCTGCGAGCACTAGAGACCTCTACCCAGGCACCGCGACCAGGACTTCGCTCGTGCTGTGAGTACCCTGCATCGCACCATTCCATTCTCTTCTATTCCTTTC from Oryza glaberrima chromosome 6, OglaRS2, whole genome shotgun sequence includes these protein-coding regions:
- the LOC127776855 gene encoding uncharacterized protein LOC127776855 isoform X6, whose product is MSLSHHLPPPPGDPYYVYAPHPYPDPQRQGVLTLFVAGLPDDVKPREIHNLFSSRPGFDHCLLEYTGRGNQVVAFVSFVNHQAALSAMSALNGTVFDPDTGDRLHIELAKSSSRKRHGDGGVYRVVDKRLKRKERAADHENAGDGGNDDDAWGEDDNGGNDDGGSDEPLDTENDDSDEKNELPAERSGQPGLKQHRGQSLSDDQPDKLSSDIPPCSTLFVANLGHSCTEEELKEVLSKQPGFHLLKMRRRGGMPVAFADFTDIESSTAAMDALQGTVLASSDADGLQIEYARSKMRKS
- the LOC127775442 gene encoding uncharacterized protein LOC127775442 isoform X2, which produces MASAAIYSLFIINKSGGLIYYKDYGSAGRTDTNDSLRLASLWHSMHAISQQLSPTHGCEGIDLLQAHNFDLHCFQSLTGTKFFAVCETGAQNIETLLKVIYELYTDFVLKNPFYEMEMPIRCELFDLNLAQVIQKDRVTLLGR
- the LOC127776855 gene encoding uncharacterized protein LOC127776855 isoform X4 → MSLSHHLPPPPGDPYYVYAPHPYPDPQRQGVLTLFVAGLPDDVKPREIHNLFSSRPGFDHCLLEYTGRGNQVVAFVSFVNHQAALSAMSALNGTVFDPDTGDRLHIELAKSSSRKRHGDGGVYRVVDKRLKRKERAADHENAGDGGNDDDAWGEDDNGGNDDGGSDEPLDTENDDSDEKNELPAERSSGQPGLKQHRGQSLSDDQPDKLSSDIPPCSTLFVANLGHSCTEEELKEVLSKQPGFHLLKMRRRGGMPVAFADFTDIESSTAAMDALQGTVLASSDADGLQIEYARSKMRKS
- the LOC127776855 gene encoding uncharacterized protein LOC127776855 isoform X2, encoding MSLSHHLPPPPGDPYYVYAPHPYPDPQRQGVLTLFVAGLPDDVKPREIHNLFSSRPGFDHCLLEYTGRGNQVVAFVSFVNHQAALSAMSALNGTVFDPDTGDRLHIELAKSSSRKRHGDGGVYRVVDKRLKRKERAADHENAGDGGNDDDAWGEDDNGGNDVDTKHSGDGGSDEPLDTENDDSDEKNELPAERSGQPGLKQHRGQSLSDDQPDKLSSDIPPCSTLFVANLGHSCTEEELKEVLSKQPGFHLLKMRRRGGMPVAFADFTDIESSTAAMDALQGTVLASSDADGLQIEYARSKMRKS
- the LOC127776855 gene encoding uncharacterized protein LOC127776855 isoform X1, with translation MSLSHHLPPPPGDPYYVYAPHPYPDPQRQGVLTLFVAGLPDDVKPREIHNLFSSRPGFDHCLLEYTGRGNQVVAFVSFVNHQAALSAMSALNGTVFDPDTGDRLHIELAKSSSRKRHGDGGVYRVVDKRLKRKERAADHENAGDGGNDDDAWGEDDNGGNDVDTKHSGDGGSDEPLDTENDDSDEKNELPAERSSGQPGLKQHRGQSLSDDQPDKLSSDIPPCSTLFVANLGHSCTEEELKEVLSKQPGFHLLKMRRRGGMPVAFADFTDIESSTAAMDALQGTVLASSDADGLQIEYARSKMRKS
- the LOC127775442 gene encoding uncharacterized protein LOC127775442 isoform X1 encodes the protein MHHHLLKSLRHLAVVLVSTQHSCVIMASAAIYSLFIINKSGGLIYYKDYGSAGRTDTNDSLRLASLWHSMHAISQQLSPTHGCEGIDLLQAHNFDLHCFQSLTGTKFFAVCETGAQNIETLLKVIYELYTDFVLKNPFYEMEMPIRCELFDLNLAQVIQKDRVTLLGR
- the LOC127776855 gene encoding uncharacterized protein LOC127776855 isoform X5, with translation MSLSHHLPPPPGDPYYVYAPHPYPDPQRQGVLTLFVAGLPDDVKPREIHNLFSSRPGFDHCLLEYTGRGNQVVAFVSFVNHQAALSAMSALNGTVFDPDTGDRLHIELAKSSSRKRHGDGGVYRVVDKRLKRKERAADHENAGDGGNDDDAWGEDDNGGNDGDGGSDEPLDTENDDSDEKNELPAERSGQPGLKQHRGQSLSDDQPDKLSSDIPPCSTLFVANLGHSCTEEELKEVLSKQPGFHLLKMRRRGGMPVAFADFTDIESSTAAMDALQGTVLASSDADGLQIEYARSKMRKS
- the LOC127776855 gene encoding uncharacterized protein LOC127776855 isoform X3; the encoded protein is MSLSHHLPPPPGDPYYVYAPHPYPDPQRQGVLTLFVAGLPDDVKPREIHNLFSSRPGFDHCLLEYTGRGNQVVAFVSFVNHQAALSAMSALNGTVFDPDTGDRLHIELAKSSSRKRHGDGGVYRVVDKRLKRKERAADHENAGDGGNDDDAWGEDDNGGNDGDGGSDEPLDTENDDSDEKNELPAERSSGQPGLKQHRGQSLSDDQPDKLSSDIPPCSTLFVANLGHSCTEEELKEVLSKQPGFHLLKMRRRGGMPVAFADFTDIESSTAAMDALQGTVLASSDADGLQIEYARSKMRKS